A part of Candida albicans SC5314 chromosome 2, complete sequence genomic DNA contains:
- a CDS encoding phosphoprotein phosphatase (Putative DNA repair exonuclease; fungal-specific (no human or murine homolog)), translating to MLLPKRLLRSLIYLIFFLTVSLFLLLLANKHQIIEINKYIPFDIFGTAAPLFFQPPSDSFIVDISFDNCFKFSFNNKRCGLPDINKGLLGDKAQWYRLRKDICLGSSWSKKQYLNYKKIKHDKYEEYLSAGKKNNKNVVDEVIIDIAVADPVNDVKIKGNEKLKLPKHIIQTFHNKQVYDDDTHASFTEQNTNNIVNAAPVDDQIQAELESEGNKDVATAEENRKEEESKKEQDDERKDAAQEDAKEKGKEAEKLKQSSEQNDNDQPKDFEEEIKPESPKDEKKDKREIVTNRNDLNRVLYVPKMEAVLKSGWRYKSNGIWLKYGPHSSKNAVSAIDLLFGYETVDPRPNWNLIKTPIIGVSNPSDLPAYITFRRGPKIDYKKEIGTTLTMNSEDKFKILQIADLHFSTGYGKCLDPQPPSSAKGCKADSRTLEFINKVLDLEKPDMVVLTGDQIFGDASPDSESSAFKALNPFVERKIPFAITVGNHDDEGSLKREEIMGLYADMPYSVAAMGPASIDGFGNYVVTVQGKSSKATALSLYFVDSHAYSKTPKVTPGYDWIKENQLIYLKQEAESIQNSVEKYRKSNKIPLAMAFFHIPLPEFRNLNQPFIGENREGVTAPRYNSGARQVLSEIGVSVASVGHDHCNDYCLQDTQQSSSPGDNKMWLCFGGGAGLGGYGGYNGYIRRMRVYELDTSKGEIKTWKRTEDNPGNIIDEQVLVSNGDVVNW from the coding sequence ATGTTACTACCTAAAAGACTATTGCGACTGCTAATctatttgatattttttttaacgGTCTCTctatttttgttattaCTTGCAAACAAACATCAAATCATTGAgatcaataaatatattccGTTTGATATATTTGGTACTGCAGCGCCATTATTTTTCCAACCACCTTCTGATCTGTTTATTGTGGATAtatcatttgataattgtttcaagtttagttttaataataagaGATGTGGATTACCTGATATCAACAAAGGATTGTTGGGTGACAAAGCACAATGGTATCGATTAAGAAAAGATATATGTCTAGGATCTTCATGGAGTAAAAAACAATACttgaattataaaaaaataaagcaTGATAAGTATGAAGAGTATTTATCAGCGggaaagaagaataataaaaatgttGTTGACGAAGTCATTATAGATATTGCAGTTGCTGATCCCGTTAATGACGTGAAAATAAAGGGAAAcgaaaaattgaaattaccTAAACACATTATTCAAACTTTTCATAACAAACAGGTgtatgatgatgatacCCATGCAAGTTTCACGGAACAAAATACCAACAATATAGTAAATGCTGCTCCAGTAGATGATCAAATACAGGCAGAATTGGAGTCTGAGGGCAATAAGGATGTCGCAACTGCAGAAGAAAACCGAAAAGAAGAGGAGAGTAAGAAAGAACAAGATGACGAAAGAAAGGATGCAGCACAAGAAGATGCAAAGGAGAAGGGGAAAGAAGCagagaaattgaaacaatcaTCCGAACAAAATGACAATGATCAACCCAAAGACTTTGAGGAAGAAATTAAGCCTGAATCCCCAAAAGACGAGAAGAAAGATAAACGAGAAATTGTCACCAACAGAAATGATTTGAATAGAGTACTTTACGTTCCAAAAATGGAAGCCGTTTTGAAAAGTGGGTGGAGATACAAATCCAATGGTATCTGGTTAAAATATGGTCCACATAGCAGCAAGAATGCGGTGTCGGccattgatttattatttgggTATGAAACAGTTGATCCTAGACCAAATTGGAATTTAATCAAAACCCCAATCATCGGTGTTTCCAATCCATCAGACTTGCCGGCATACATCACATTCAGAAGAGGACCCAAAATTGATTACAAGAAAGAGATTGGAACAACATTGACAATGAACTCAGAAGACAAATTTAAGATTCTTCAAATTGCTGATTTACATTTTTCAACTGGTTATGGTAAATGTTTAGATCCACAACCTCCATCTTCAGCAAAGGGTTGCAAAGCCGACTCTAGAACGTtggaatttattaataaagtATTGGATTTGGAGAAACCTGACATGGTGGTTTTGACTGGGGATCAGATATTTGGCGATGCATCGCCAGATCTGGAATCGTCTGCATTCAAGGCATTAAACCCTTTTGTAGAAAGGAAAATTCCATTTGCAATTACTGTTGGGAATCATGATGACGAAGGGTCATTGAAAAGAGAGGAGATTATGGGTCTTTATGCTGATATGCCGTACTCAGTTGCAGCCATGGGTCCAGCCTCAATTGACGGATTTGGAAACTATGTGGTAACAGTACAAGGAAAATCATCCAAAGCCACAGCATtatctttatattttgttgattctcATGCGTATTCCAAAACCCCGAAAGTTACACCAGGTTATGATTGGATCAAAGAAaaccaattaatttatttgaagCAAGAAGCTGAATCAATCCAGAATAGTGTAGAAAAATATAGAAAAAGCAACAAAATCCCATTGGCAATGGCATTCTTCCACATTCCATTACCAGAATTTAGAAACTTGAATCAACCTTTTATTGGAGAAAACCGTGAAGGTGTTACTGCTCCACGTTATAATTCAGGAGCTAGACAAGTGTTAAGTGAGATTGGTGTAAGTGTAGCTAGTGTTGGTCATGATCATTGTAATGATTATTGTTTGCAAGATACGCAACAATCTCTGTCTCCCGGAGATAACAAAATGTGGTTATGTTTTGGTGGAGGAGCAGGATTGGGTGGATATGGTGGATACAATGGATACATTAGAAGAATGAGAGTTTATGAACTAGACACCAGTAAAGGAGAGATTAAAACTTGGAAACGCACTGAGGACAATCCCGGTAATATCATCGATGAACAGGTATTAGTATCAAACGGTGACGTGGTTAATTGGTAG
- the ASR3 gene encoding Asr3p (Adenylyl cyclase and stress responsive protein; induced in cyr1 or ras1 mutant; Spider biofilm induced): MSADGKKEDILETGEKIDGELQVKLGDKFFPISRFAKPHAVVHPADHHSKVDANKFPDVEPEQKQKEDLKEFNQQVLKPDINKPKVDPNSFPDIEPEAKEREAKLEAERLKKSQ; encoded by the coding sequence atGTCTGCTGATGGTAAGAAAGAAGATATTCTTGAAACTGGTGAGAAAATTGATGGGGAATTACAAGTTAAATTAGGGGATAAATTCTTTCCCATTTCAAGATTTGCCAAACCTCATGCTGTTGTTCACCCTGCTGATCACCATTCGAAAGTTGATGCCAACAAGTTCCCCGATGTTGAACcagaacaaaaacaaaaagaggATTTAAAAGAGTTTAACCAACAAGTCTTAAAGCCTGACATTAATAAACCAAAGGTTGATCCTAATTCATTTCCAGATATTGAACCAGAGGCTAAAGAAAGAGAAGCCAAATTAGAAGCTGAAAGACTTAAAAAGAGCCAATAA
- a CDS encoding uncharacterized protein (Ortholog(s) have role in Golgi vesicle transport and Golgi membrane localization) produces MSNTETESKKTEGGDTSSHVFGNALQTWVEIDLPSLQKKLDEQGIELKEDQKASLLSRKNLASKTKEFKKLEDSEKLNQFKSLLKLYQNEIDNLTNKNKMVENYFFGIYRSLAEAPDPRPLLEMSLDSVIESKETVSFRKEVDRLTDELAKRADYDNLKQRLLQNEQKAAELLSLKLNAKEDEFKSIIDEKESNWLEKENNLKDQIKIAQRQIEELRTSNEVTELKLDNQNKQTGRDGVSASTLAELEIVTRDAEASKKRVFELEKRNEDLRRELSKSQNDIEIKSIKEDYSKRVSELEGENVLLVANLNQTRKKLHDSDKEHASKTDSLNRDISSMELEIKNLKAQLDKASDYEEIKSELQLLRQIEFGHGDDDDDDDETGNANAKVDSILIERNKSLTQQLADHRAQHDDLNSKIVSLEAQVESSLAEVNRLRELNEKLENDLTNLQDVTSNNRFNDNASLISGMTRMTRPNGRNGSIISGQPGNNFGSGLGIVAEDSPSILPIITKQRDRFREKNNELEEELRKQLNLVNELKRQNNSLKKDNEELYERTRYLASFQTPGTRNITTTSSGRKFLNPRPNTDIESNPYQQSYESKLHPIEQFRMREQERINSRLSPLERLFISITRAVLATRTTRMLFLAYCLGLHIVVMFVTIYAMNLSTALIPEVGKNTSTGGIASNKVISDVSSGKVANPL; encoded by the coding sequence ATGTCAAACACAGAGACGgaatcaaagaaaacagAGGGAGGGGATACATCTTCCCATGTATTTGGTAATGCATTGCAGACTTGGgtagaaattgatttaccaTCATtgcaaaagaaattggatGAACAAGGGatagaattgaaagagGATCAAAAAGCTTCTTTATTAAGCAGAAAGAACTTGGcttcaaaaacaaaagagtttaaaaaattggaagatTCTgagaaattaaatcaattcaaatctttATTGAAGTTGtatcaaaatgaaattgataatttgaccaataagaataaaatgGTTGAAAACTATTTCTTTGGAATTTATAGAAGTTTGGCAGAAGCACCGGATCCACGTCCACTACTTGAAATGTCATTAGACTCAgtaattgaatcaaaagaaaCTGTGTCATTCAGAAAAGAGGTGGATAGGTTGACCGATGAATTGGCAAAACGTGCCGATTATGACAATTTAAAACAAAGATTGTTACAGAATGAACAAAAGGCAGCAGAGTTATTgagtttgaaattaaatgcCAAAGAAGATGAATTCAAGTCAATAAtagatgaaaaagaatccAATTGGTTagaaaaggaaaacaatttaaaagatcaaatcaaaatagcACAAAgacaaattgaagaattacGAACTTCTAATGAGGTGACTGAATTAAAATTGGataatcaaaacaaacaaacaggAAGGGATGGAGTTTCAGCTTCTACATTGGcagaattggaaattgtAACCAGAGACGCAGAGGCATCGAAGAAGAGAGTgtttgaattggaaaaaagaaatgagGACTTGAGACGTGAATTGTCAAAATCACAAAATGATATCGAGATTAAACTGATCAAAGAGGATTATTCCAAAAGGGTATCTGAATTAGAGGGTGAAAATGTGCTTTTAGTGGCCAATTTAAATCAAACCCGTAAAAAATTACATGATTCTGATAAAGAACATGCATCGAAAACAGATTCATTAAATCGAGATATCTCTAGTATGGAACTTGAGATCAAGAATTTAAAGGCTCAATTGGACAAAGCATCTGACTACGAGGAGATTAAAAGCGAGTTACAATTACTAAGACAAATTGAGTTTGGACATGGagatgatgacgatgatgatgacgaaaCTGGAAATGCTAATGCTAAAGTGGACTCGATACTTatagaaagaaacaaatcGCTTACACAACAATTGGCAGATCATAGAGCACAACATGACGATTTGAATTCAAAGATTGTGAGTCTAGAAGCACAAGTAGAATCATCTTTAGCAGAAGTTAACAGACTCAGAGAgttgaatgaaaaattggaaaatgaTTTGACCAATCTTCAAGATGTTACCAGCAACAACAGATTCAACGATAATGCAAGTTTAATTTCAGGTATGACCAGAATGACTAGACCGAATGGTAGAAACGGAAGTATTATTTCTGGACAACCAGGCAACAATTTTGGTAGTGGATTGGGGATTGTCGCTGAGGACTCACCATCAATTCTACCAATAATAACCAAGCAAAGAGATAGATTcagagaaaaaaataatgagtTGGAGGAAGAACTCAGAAAACAACTCAACCTAGTGAACGAATTAAAGAGACAGAAcaattcattgaaaaaagataaCGAAGAGTTATATGAAAGGACAAGATATTTGGCATCATTTCAAACACCAGGGACAAGAAATATTACCACTACGTCATCaggaagaaaatttttgaatccAAGACCAAATACTGACATAGAAAGTAATCCATACCAACAAAGCTATGAATCGAAATTGCATCCAATTGAGCAGTTTAGAATGAGAGAACAGGAAAGAATAAATTCTAGATTGTCTCCGTTGGAAAGATTATTTATATCGATAACAAGAGCAGTTTTGGCCACCAGAACAACACGTATGTTATTTTTAGCATATTGTTTAGGACTACATATTGTCGTCATGTTTGTGACTATTTATGCTATGAATTTGCTGACTGCATTGATACCTGAAGTTGGAAAGAACACGAGCACTGGTGGAATAGCTTCAAATAAAGTAATTAGTGACGTTCTGTCAGGAAAAGTAGCGAACCCCTTATAA
- the RPL21A gene encoding 60S ribosomal protein eL21 (Putative ribosomal protein; repressed upon phagocytosis by murine macrophage; Spider biofilm repressed): MGKSRGYRSGTRYAFQRDFKKHGAIPLSTYLKVYKVGDIVDIKANGSIQKGMPHKYYHGKTGIVYNVTKSSVGVIINKVVGNRYIEKRVNLRVEHVKHSACRQEFLNRVKSNAAKKREAKANGETVYLKRQAAKPRGSRIISTEGNIPQTLAPVAYETFI; the protein is encoded by the exons ATGGGTAAATC TCGTGGTTACAGATCAGGTACTCGTTACGCTTTCCAACGTGACTTCAAAAAACATGGTGCTATTCCATTGTCTACTTACTTGAAGGTTTACAAAGTTGGTGACATTGTTGATATCAAAGCCAATGGTTCCATCCAAAAAGGTATGCCACACAAATACTACCACGGTAAGACTGGTATTGTTTACAACGTTACCAAATCCTCCGTTGGTGTTATCATTAACAAAGTTGTTGGAAACAGATACATTGAAAAGAGAGTTAACTTGAGAGTTGAACATGTTAAACACTCTGCTTGTCGTCAAGAATTCTTGAACAGAGTTAAATCTAACGCTGCTAAAAAGAGAGAAGCTAAAGCTAACGGTGAAACCGTTTACTTGAAGAGACAAGCTGCCAAGCCAAGAGGTTCAAGAATTATCTCCACTGAAGGTAACATTCCTCAAACTTTGGCTCCAGTCGCTTACGAAACTTTCATTTAA
- the RPS9B gene encoding 40S ribosomal protein uS4 (Predicted ribosomal protein; repressed upon phagocytosis by murine macrophage; transcript possibly regulated upon hyphal formation; Spider biofilm repressed), translated as MPRAPRTYSKTYSVPKRPYESARLDAELKLAGEYGLKNKREIYRIGFQLSKIRRAARDLLTRDEKDPKRLFEGNALIRRLVRIGVLSEDKMKLDYVLALKPEDFLERRLQTQVFKLGLARSIHHARVLITQRHIAVGKQIVNIPSFTVRLDSQKHIDFAHNSPYGGGRAGRVKRKNQGKGGEEGAEEEE; from the exons ATGCCAC GTGCTCCAAGAACTTACTCCAAGACTTACTCCGTCCCAAAGAGACCATATGAATCAGCTCGTTTAGACgctgaattgaaattggcCGGTGAATACGGTTTAAAAAACAAGAGAGAAATCTACAGAATTGGTTTCCAATTGTCTAAAATCAGAAGAGCTGCTCGTGATTTGTTAACCAGAGATGAAAAAGACCCAAAAAGATTATTCGAAGGTAATGCTTTGATCAGAAGATTAGTCAGAATCGGTGTCTTGTCTGAAgacaaaatgaaattggaTTATGTCTTGGCTTTGAAACCAGAAGATTTCTTGGAAAGAAGATTACAAACccaagttttcaaattaggTTTAGCTAGATCTATCCACCACGCCAGAGTTTTGATCACCCAAAGACACATTGCTGTTGGTAAACAAATTGTTAACATCCCATCATTCACTGTCAGATTGGACTCTCAAAAACACATTGACTTTGCCCACAACTCTCCATACGGTGGTGGTAGAGCCGGTAGAGTTAAGAGAAAGAACCAAGGTAAAGGTGGTGAAGAAGGTgccgaagaagaagaataa
- a CDS encoding diphthine--ammonia ligase (Putative endoribonuclease; induced by nitric oxide independent of Yhb1p; mutation confers hypersensitivity to aureobasidin A) produces MKFIGLISGGKDSFFNIYHCISQGHELVALGNLYPEISDEIDSFMFQTVGHDVIEYYSQCLDVPLYRQPILGKSTNQNLEYSVTENDEIEDLYKLLSKIVDAHPEIEGVSCGAILSHYQRTRVENVCDRLGLTSLTYLWQRNQYDLMKEMCESGLDARIIKVAAIGLTKNHLGKSISELFPALVKLNLMYEAHICGEGGEFETIVLDCPFFKKKKLVITQQDIVEHSSDVFYLRIKVELADKNVTSDYKPLESLPLLEDEFQDIADSCPKADISLSGLSIDSQRIVPKIDVTPTETTLYISNLTSMKSTIEDQTKDIFQQLDKLLGDHKLTVNDIQHITLLLSDMSNFAKVNKFYGTFFKDIYLPPSRICIETEVESIQLSCIVLKHIQPKTGIHIRSRSYWGPQNIGPYSQSIVNTQSSYKTATLSGQIPLIPATMDISNKSIAFDSALSLQHLVRVKNLVNVKQLASVVCFITDESYVPIVRSCWTDLENKGNLVIVTVRGLPRGAKVEWGGLSFEDITGIYDDFASDSEDESDDDSVSQFDNFDESCICQVGKKGEFSVVTLFTSDSDVIKSSFTFKGYRQLLCHPKDYIEIKGDYLPVNTVYDHKGKNHKYAVILKIEVHRKN; encoded by the coding sequence atgaaattcatTGGACTAATATCCGGTGGTAAagattcatttttcaacataTACCACTGTATTTCACAAGGTCATGAGTTGGTAGCATTAGGAAACTTGTATCCTGAGATATCTGACGAGATAGATTCGTTTATGTTCCAAACTGTGGGACACGATGTGATTGAATATTATAGTCAATGTCTTGATGTGCCACTTTATAGACAGCCAATACTTGGTAAATCAACGAATCAAAACTTGGAATACCTGGTTAcagaaaatgatgaaattgaagatttatATAAACTACTATCTAAAATAGTAGATGCCCATCCTGAAATAGAGGGAGTTAGTTGTGGAGCAATTTTATCTCATTATCAAAGAACACGAGTCGAAAATGTTTGCGACAGGTTGGGTTTGACTTCATTGACTTATTTATGGCAAAGGAACCAATACGACTTAATGAAAGAAATGTGTGAAAGTGGATTAGATGCAAGGATTATAAAAGTTGCAGCAATTGGACTTACAAAGAATCATTTAGGTAAAAGTATATCTGAACTATTCCCAGCCTTGGTTAAATTAAATCTAATGTACGAAGCCCATATTTGTGGTGAAGGTGgagaatttgaaacaattgtATTGGATTGTCCgtttttcaaaaagaagaaacttGTTATCACCCAACAAGATATTGTTGAGCACAGTAGTGATGTGTTTTATTTGAGGATAAAAGTTGAATTGGCAGACAAAAATGTCACATCGGATTACAAGCCACTTGAAAGTTTGCCTTTATTAGAAGATGAGTTTCAAGATATTGCAGATTCTTGTCCAAAGGCTGATATCAGTTTGTCGGGATTACTGATTGATAGTCAAAGAATTGttccaaaaattgatgTTACACCTACAGAGACTACACTCTATATATCCAACTTGACATCAATGAAATCGACTATTGAAGATCAAACAAAagatatttttcaacaattagataaacttcttggtgatCACAAATTAACTGTTAATGACATACAGCATataacattattattatcggACATGTCCAACTTTGCAAAggttaataaattttatgggacttttttcaaagataTATACTTGCCACCATCCAGAATTTGTATTGAGACAGAGGTTGAGTCGATTCAGTTATCCTGTATTGTTCTCAAACACATTCAACCGAAAACCGGTATTCATATTCGCTCAAGATCTTATTGGGGTCCACAAAACATTGGTCCATACTCGCAAAGCATTGTCAATACACAGTCATCTTATAAGACTGCAACATTATCCGGGCAAATACCTTTAATTCCAGCAACAATGGATATCTCAAATAAGTCGATTGCATTTGATTCAGCATTATCCTTACAACATTTGGTTAGAGTAAAGAATTTGGTTAATGTCAAACAGCTTGCTCTGGTTGTATGTTTTATTACCGACGAATCATATGTCCCAATTGTCAGGTCGTGTTGGActgatttggaaaataaaGGCAATTTAGTGATTGTTACGGTTCGGGGTTTACCTCGTGGGGCTAAAGTAGAATGGGGAGGTTTAAGTTTTGAAGATATTACTGGCATATATGATGACTTTGCTAGTGATTCAGAAGATGAATCGGATGATGATTCGGTTTCTCAGTTTGACAATTTCGATGAATCTTGCATTTGTCAAGTTGGAAAGAAAGGTGAATTTTCAGTGGTTACATTATTCACATCAGATTCGGACGTGATTAAAAGTCTGTTTACATTCAAAGGTTATCGACAACTCCTATGTCATCCAAAGgattatattgaaatcaaGGGTGATTATTTACCAGTAAACACCGTGTATGACCACAAAGGTAAGAATCATAAATATGCagttattttgaaaatagaGGTACatagaaaaaattaa
- the INO4 gene encoding Ino4p (Transcription factor; activator that forms a heterodimer with Ino2; likely regulates genes involved in phosphatidylcholine and phosphatidylinositol biosynthesis, fatty acid beta-oxidation, and peroxisome biogenesis; gene has intron) — protein sequence MSSDSSSPETTTISEQNTTTNETGTGKQGRKKTKSSVLSDEQKKAHHIASEQKRRENIRAEFDKIVSLTPNLNESENRSELNILTKSADYIDELRAENIKLIEICRQKGISIPPELIYSGPKNDGSDIAK from the exons ATGTCGTCCGATAGTAGTTCAccagaaacaacaacaatatctGAACAAAATACAACTACAAATGAAACAGGAACTGGAAAACAAGGTAGGAAAAAGACAAAGTCGTCCGTTTTATCAGATGAACAAAAGAAG GCCCACCATATCGCTTCAGAACagaaaagaagagaaaataTCCGTGCTGAATTTGACAAAATAGTATCTTTGACTCCTAATTTAAACGAGCTGGAAAATCGATCAgaattaaatatattaaCCAAAAGTGCTGACTATATTGACGAGTTGAGAGCAGAgaatattaaattgattgaaatatgTCGTCAGAAAGGTATTAGCATACCACCTGAGTTAATATATTCGGGACCAAAAAACGATGGTAGTGATATCgcaaaataa
- the GNA1 gene encoding glucosamine 6-phosphate N-acetyltransferase (Glucosamine-6-phosphate acetyltransferase; enzyme of UDP-GlcNAc biosynthesis; required for viability in absence of GlcNAc supplementation; required for persistent infection and wild-type virulence in mouse systemic infection) — translation MSLPQGYTFRKLKLTDYDNQYLETLKVLTTVGEISKEEFTELYNHWSSLPSIYHPYVITNASGIVVATGMLFVEKKLIHECGKVGHIEDISVAKSEQGKKLGYYLVTSLTKVAQENDCYKVILDCSPENVGFYEKCGYKDGGVEMVCRF, via the coding sequence ATGCTGTTACCACAAGGTTATACATTCAGAAAACTAAAACTTACTGATTAtgataatcaatatttagAAACTTTAAAAGTTTTGACGACAGTTGGTGAAATTTCCAAAGAAGAATTCACTGAATTGTATAATCATTGGTCTTCATTGCCATCTATTTATCATCCATATGTAATCACCAATGCATCAGGTATAGTGGTAGCCACGGGGATGTTATTTGTggagaaaaaattgattcatgAATGTGGTAAGGTTGGTCATATTGAAGATATTTCAGTTGCTAAATCTGAACAAGGTAAGAAATTGGGATATTATTTAGTCACTTCATTAACCAAAGTTGCTCAAGAGAATGATTGTTACAAAGTCATTTTAGATTGTTCTCCTGAAAATGTTGGCTTTTATGAAAAATGTGGTTATAAAGATGGTGGTGTTGAAATGGTATGTAGATTCTAG
- a CDS encoding mRNA splicing protein (Ortholog(s) have role in mRNA splicing, via spliceosome and U1 snRNP, U2 snRNP, U2-type prespliceosome, U4/U6 x U5 tri-snRNP complex, U5 snRNP, cytosol localization), with translation MVSEPELKSYMDKKLSIQLNGSRKIIGILRGYDIFLNITLTDALEVDSKGEKMNIGATVIRGNSIVSIEALESI, from the exons ATGGTATCGGAACCAGAATTGAAAAGT tataTGGATAAAAAGTTATCAATACAGCTAAATGGATCAAGGAAAATTATTGGTATATTAAGAGGATATGAcatatttttgaatattaCTTTGACAGATGCGTTGGAAGTTGATTCAAAAGGTGAAAAAATGAACATTGGAGCAACA GTCATTAGGGGTAACTCAATTGTATCAATCGAG gCTTTGGAAAGTATATAA
- a CDS encoding uncharacterized protein (Protein likely to be essential for growth, based on an insertional mutagenesis strategy) produces MSSSPGNSNSEFETLSDVLQTSSPSNQSSRQLQSTGGGTAALNLAEAKIVTHEDKLIQLQSLKIQLSEQQDQLIKSRTSSTNELNDLRLRHHQLTQELSKTRKETNIKNLLDSNTSQYIKNLEVKNLKNDDYILNNLNVLPSTDWDLRLTYIKRFVPYLEIDKIRTFNECDSEGSMIRIIEFQLILPLIFQINFRLLVNCENDSLKGIEIDDLFKISMISNSFYQMVVKNYIPNKKISTLMFGLNSFSKLLHKRMSTINKLVKSFQENLYDAGKYQDLLDTSDNKKLFAILQTLDQIELIFTKNERQFKIVLNWEIIIGDPLTGTCNSRIQLYMIDILDNTTKNLSQVFENLLLQYDISTSLTTIIKTIF; encoded by the coding sequence ATGTCAAGTTCACCTGGTAATTCCAATTCTGAATTTGAAACACTCTCAGATGTGTTACAGACATCATCTCCAAGTAATCAATCATCAAGACAATTACAAAGTACAGGAGGAGGAACCGCAGCATTAAATTTAGCTGAAGCCAAAATTGTCACGCATGAAGATAAATTAATACAATTACAATCACTCAAAATCCAACTTTCAGAACAACAAgatcaattgatcaaatctcgaacatcatcaactaatgaattgaatgatttacGTTTGAgacatcatcaattaactCAAGAATTATCCAAAACCAGAAAGGAaaccaatatcaaaaacCTTCTCGATTCCAATACTAGTCAATATATTAAGAATTTGGAAGttaaaaacttgaaaaacGACGATTATATcttgaataatttgaatgTGCTACCTTCAACAGATTGGGATTTGCGTTTAACATATATTAAAAGATTTGTACCGTATTTGgaaattgacaaaattAGAACTTTTAATGAATGTGATAGTGAAGGTAGTATGATaagaattattgaattcCAATTAATTTTACCATTAATATTTCAGATCAATTTTAGGTTATTGGTTAATTGTGAAAATGATAGTTTAAAGGggattgaaattgatgatttattcaaaatatcaatgatttcaaattcattttatcaaatggtAGTTAAAAATTATATCCCGAATAAGAAAATCAGTACGTTAATGTTTGGattgaattctttttctaaacTATTACATAAACGAATgtcaacaatcaataaacTTGTAAAGAGTTTTCAAGAGAATCTATACGATGCGGGAAAGTACCAAGATTTGTTGGATACTTCAGATAATAAGAAATTGTTTGCCATTTTACAAACCCTTGATCAAATAGAACTAATATTCACGAAAAATGAAAgacaattcaaaattgttttaaattgGGAAATTATAATTGGTGATCCACTCACTGGTACATGTAATTCTCGAATACAATTGTATATGATTGATATTCTTGATAATACTACCAAAAATCTCAGTCaagtatttgaaaatcTACTATTACAATATGACATTTCCACATCATTAACGACAATCATCAAGActatattttga